The sequence atgttcttcgacgggtcgctgatgaagacaggagcaggcgcaggcctgctcttcatctcgcccctcgggaagcacctacgctacgtgctacgcctccacttcccggcgtccaacaatgtggctgagtacgaggctctggtcaacgggttgcgcatcgccatcgagctaggggtccgacgcctcgatgctcgcggtgactcgcagctcgtcatcgaccaagtcatgaagaactcccactgccgcgacccgaagatggaagcctactgcgatgaggttcggcgcctggaagacaagttctacaggctcgagctcaaccacgtcgcccggcgctacaatgagactgcggacgagctggctaaaatagcctcgaggcgaacaacggttcccccggacgtcttctcccgagacctgcatcaaccctccgtcaagaccgacgacacgccagaGCCcgtgaaggcctcggcccagtccgaggtaccctcggctcagtccgaggcaccctcagcttggcccgaggcaccctcgactcggcctgaggtaccctcggcccccgagggtgaggcactgcgcatcgaggaggagcggagcggggtcacgcctaatcgaaactggcagaccccgtacctgcaatatctccaccgaggagagctacccctccaccgagccgaagctcggcggttggcgcaggcgcgccaagtcatttgtcttgctgggggacgggaaggagctctaccaccgcagcccctcgggcatccttcagcgatgcatttccatcaccgaaggctaggagctcctacaagagatacactcgggggcttgcggccatcacgcagcacctcgagcccatgttggaaacgccttccgacaaggtttctactggccgacggtggtggtcgacgccactagaattgtccgcacctacgaagggtgtcagttctacgcaaggcagacccacctgcccgctcaggccttgcagacCATACACATCACCTGggcgtttgttgtgtggggtctggacctagtcggccccttgcagaaggcacccgggggctacacgcacctgttggtcgccatcgacaaattctccaagtggatcgaggtccgacccctaaacagcatcaggtccgaacaggcggtgacgttcttcaccaacatcatccatcgctttggggtcccgaactccatcatcaccgacaacggcacccagttcaccggcagaaagttcctggacttttgcgaggatcaccacatccgggtggactgggccgccgtggcccaccccatgacgaatgggcaggtagaacgtgccaacggcatgattctgcaaggactcaagcctcggatctacaatgacctcatcaagttcggcaagcgatggatgaaggaactcccctcggtggtctggagtctgaggacaacgccgagccgagccacgggcttcacaccgttctttctagtctatggggtcgaggccatcttgcccacagacttagaatacggttccccgaggacgagggcctacgccgaccaaagcaatcaagccaaccgagaagactcactggaccagctagaagaggctcgggacatggccttactacactcggcgcgataccagcagtccctacgacgctaccacgcccgaggggttcggtcccgagacctccaggtgggcgacctggtgcttcggctgcgacaagacgcccgagggcggcacaagctcacgcctccctgggaagggccgttcgtcatcgccaaagttctgaagcccgggacgtacaagctggccaacagtcaaggcgaggtctacagcaatgcttggaacatccaacagctacgtcgcttctacccttaagatgctttcaagtcgttcatacgcctcgttcacacacaaagtctagtcatcaaggaagggtcagccttgcctcgacaaagcccgaccctccctcgggggctagaaggggggaaccccctctgcgtcaaaattttcctcggaaaaagatcttttctgccagaatgtctttcgtgctttttgactatttcgaaagtggatcctgaaaacgacggagtacacgtaagcagccaaggctgactgagtcgagggactcctactcctccgggatacggatacctcactcatcaccttctgcgataagtaactcacgctcggataagtgattccatggaccaaacaagtcttcacgctcgaaaactcctctcacgaaacgatttttcgggccttctcgactgcgtcggtgacagaaccctatggacgagtaagagtgcgcgtaagcggcaaggccgaccgagccgaggtattcctacgcctccggtatacggatacctcactcatcaccttccgtgaaaagtaactctcgctcgcacaaacaattctgttaccgacaaataagtccagatactcgaaacaagaggaaaagaaacgcaactttacaacacgacgatgatatgtttgggcctcggcggccgcagaaaacatacacgcactacaagatgatctgatcctgcaggctcggatcttgacagttgaagggagcagcagcaccctcggcgtcaactacaccttcgctggggtctgacctagcctcggacggcgacgcgggtgGAGGATcccccactccgaaggacgacattagcaccacgcccgggccatcgccgccagggtcttctctaggaatccggctcgagcagacggctcagccgaccaccccgaggcctcagccagctgtcccccgaggacatcggccAGGCTCGCGGCCCCGGCAACTCgactccagcgtcggtcccgccagtggacgacccggccaggctccggccgaccaaatcttcttttcgaagccaactctgcctatGTCCGTGCCGACACCGCTACCTccagcctcggctcatcgaagagcggccgagggttcatttaactaagcaagagaagcctcggacagcaaggccgaccgagccgagggactcctacgcctccgggatatggatacctcactcgtcacctttgcacgaggcgactcacgcttggtgaagcggttcagatagccgacaggctagtcttagtgctcgaaatgaggaaaaaacacggctccgtgccaaaaatacatacatgttcaggccctgacagccgcaatgaacaagacaccggcactcaaggtgccattacaaacggaactccggttccacctccgcaggtacgaacaaccccacacgattggggtcctgcggagcaacagaaggccgacggatggcttgccgtcgcccgctccagcaacagcgacaacgacccccgctccgggtggccgaaccgcggcagcaatggcctcagggcagacgccgctgcaaccttgccctcgcccacgccgacgctcgaggggcgaggacaagtacaaagagccggaggccccgaGCGTGGATGCTGgctgtgatcccgtcggcgacaggGACTTCttgagccgcctccacctcggcaccgacgacaggagccgtcagcccaccggcagatccccactcggatcctcctggacgagcggagcaccgacctccacgcggaggcgccgtaccggagcaaaggcaggacagccccagaacacgaacgccgccctagcagcgcgcgacgtcttgggcggtcctcccgtgcgcgcggcgcgacaaccgcccttgcggagggagggggcaccgggagtcaagccggcgagcccaacgcgctgaagctgacgacgcccgccgtcgaccagccccgcgttgtcgaagtccgcccctcttGCAGGgctagtgagcgccctctcccttgaatgctgaaggagaggctgacccacgaacccgcgcgagaggtagagctccggctcagcccggcccccgccctagccaggatgatgaacatccttgaagctgagggcgggaccaagatcgtagcctggcttgcttctccccacccaggggctggtggtcaccgtcttgggtgaccaccggcgagggggtgcagccgggctgcatgatgaaaatccttgaagccgaacgatggctgaaaggtaccaacttccgcaaagttgcgttcctccaacgacaaggcggaaggattgagggagttccccatccgggggctcggaaggtggaaagacgcgatgcataagggggcGCAAAGACATGGTCACCTTTCGAGGGGATCAcaccccttttaaaggcgactctccccacttgcgtcctcagccatcgcgggctgagtcttctccaacacgctccaaggtcctccccctacggcacgaGGGCTGGATcccgcgcgtcatgcaagctagcccagggcagaagaagccaaaaccgccgcgcgtggtgcatgcaactgcccagcggttagaagcattcctccactatcgcccagaccagcgggcgaaagggcggacagctatgcaggcggcatgcaaccgtgccaagtgggcgcacccctcctacttccaacgcacccagcatggaggcccaggcccacacgtcatgcaaccggcgtgccggttgctgcgtgtgagcaactgcaccgccactcgcgccactaccgcacctcctcgactgcggaaccagtaccgcgactcgaggcgaccctgcgtatgacccaacagtgccagccaggcacgacggtcaatatggccaaaaatgggccggcagtaatggcggtggcaggcgggcggaagcagcggtcacgtcgtcagccaagcttacgacccatccaggggcagcaaggaaatcctctcccacggcgtgaagacgacgcgcccgtgttccgttcctcgaacggcccgcgcccgcgcaacggctgccccgcgaaccactcgccccgtcgcattaactccacggcgggacaggcggcatctTTGGcaagagaagcgggcgacgcttcgccttcgccataatgatcgcgtcaaaaaaggtacgccacgtcattcgatttcgtatcctttgccttttcctctttctctctcttacaacagcgaccgagaaagggcgataccccgaaagggatccttctccgcgaaggaaacaggccccgagcccccctactgatcagaggttcaaaggctgggccctcggaggggttcaacagccgcctcagagcgcttgggctccgcgcccactactggtcagaggttcgaaggccggcccctcggaagggttcaacggccgcctcaggccactcgggctccgcgcccactactgatcaggggttcgtaggctggccctcgaagagttcacagccgcctcagacacagagcgagggatgaccctgggtacgttcgatacataaccaaggctcgggctatgctcccgaggtaccctaggacatttccgagaccagtgggaacgatcttgtaacggaatcccatcagagggaggcatcgagccctcggaccccgtcaaaaggggaccgggtccggcagatcacccgcaggtacttttggagcgcgcctccgggcctctagccgacccctaacaaatggggcatgggcgtccactcggattacccgtcagcagctcactggagacaccatgtttggcgccctccaagggcaacatggcgcttttcccccctcctccttgtggaaaggcgacgcagaggtgtatgtaaaaaagtcgagtctgtccctgaccgtcctctcgccctgtgcggaggctcgggggctgctctcgcaaacccggctccggccaaaccgttgacagcgtcaacataccagcccgagaacttgggacccgaccgtgcacccgggctacggccagctcgcatgagggaacaaccagaccagccgaagtgttgcgagaacttgggacccgaccgtgcacccgggctacggccagctcgcatgagggaacaaccagaccagccgaagtgttgcgaaacgcactaagacctcgaaggagtcaaaccactcctccgaggcctcgggggctacacccggcgggtgcgctcgcgcgcacccaccggaacaaaacgcaaccgagaaaggctggtccccttgcaaaaaagtgcgacaaaagcctccaagcgagtattaacactcccttcgaggctcgggggctactgtcggggaccataattaggggtaccctcaagactcctaaatctcagctggtaacccccatcagcacaaagctgcaaaggcctgatgggtgcaattaattcaaaggtcggtccattcgagggacgcgatcacgccttgcccgagcccaaccttgggcaagggcagccgaccccggaggatctacgtctcgcccgaggaccccctccagcaacgggcacaccttcggctcgcccgaggcccagtctttgccaagaagcaaccttggccaagtcgccacgccaaccgaccaaatcgcaggggcatttaatgcaaaggtggcctgacacctttatcctgatgcgcgccctccggttgacagagccgaagtgaccgtagtcacttcgccgctccactgaccggcctgacaagaggacagcgccgcctgcgctgctctgactgctgtgccactcgacagagtaaggctgacagcagccaagtctggcctcaggtgccataggaaactccgcttcacccgaccccagggctcggactcgggctcggccccggaagacaacgaaatccgctgcgcccgaccctagggctcggactcaggctcagccccggaagacgacgaactccgctctgcccgaccccagggctcggactcgggctcagccccggaagacgacgaactccgctccgcccgaccccagggctcggactcgggctcaaccccggaagacgacgaactccgctccgcccgaccctagggctcggactcaggctcagccccgaaagacgatgaactccgctttgcccgaccccagggctcggactcgggctcagccccgaaggacgacgaactccactttgcccgaccctagggctcggactcagccctggcctcagccgacggtctccgcctcgcccgacccaagggctcggactcgacctcggcctcggaagacagactcgacctcgacctcggaagagcctccacctcgcccaacccaggctcggaccgaccacgtcaacaggaggcaccatcattaccctgccccaagctgactcaggctacggggaacaagaccggcgtcccatctggctcgctctgccatacgagtaatgatggcgccccacacgctctatgacgacggcggctctcagcccccttacggaagcaagaggacgtcatcaaggactcgacagccccgacagctgtccttccgccaggctccggcgctcctccgacggccatgacatcacacgaaccgggtgccaaaacctctccggctgccacgatggcatgtacttagggcactagctctcctccgctagacacgttagcacactgctacaccccccattgtacacctggatcctctccttacgcctataaaaggaaggtccagggccctcttatagagggttggccgcgcggggaaggacgggacggcgctcacgtgaggccactcgctccctcccgcgtggacgcttgtaaccccctactgcaagcgcactcgacctgggcgcgggacaaacacgaaggccgcgggatttcacctctcacgcctgtctccctccggcttcttcccaccttcgcgctccgtctcgcgccgacccatctgggctggggcacgcagcgacaatttactcgtcggcccagggaccccccgggttcgaaacgccgacagctataacataaatgtagtatacaactatctctctcatatgatttaggttagttttgtctaaattataattattaaaatggaatttaattccaacgaaacaatcgGGGCCTAAAGGTATACTCAACCTGAAGATACAACCCAAAGATGATGCGGACAGAAGCCGAAGCTATgactgaaggagcttcggcttaccATTATGATGAAGGCaaaggacgataccgacttaaggaggaaaagactatctagtcctTAACAGTTCGCATTATGATTACAATTAGTTattagggacatgaatgtaattttgtctgggttgcgtcccgtgcctataaatagatgaacagtactcccgtactgttcacgctggattgtaatcactcttgcgtcactCTCGCATCTTCGCCTTCTAGCAAGCCGAATGtataaatgtaatataaatattgttgatgtttattcatgtttatgaaatgagaatataaataacttATTGATTCATaatcattatttatattcttttgtatttcatgtactcttatttatgtttgttcactgagatgatgaagatatgcccttcatgaccttcgtctggtgaccattatatccaaaaggagataatgcttcgaaggtcgAAGGTCTCAAATTATTGAcaatcgtgttgtcttattcttgatgtatagcatttgagaataaggacCAACAGGGCCCATTACACTACTAGAAAACCCCCCTTGTAGCTATGCTTTTTTGGACAATAGGCACGCTTTAATTCGTCTCTATATGAATGTACGCACGCTTTCCAAAAACGTGTCAGAAGCGTCTTCGTATGGACCGTATCAGACTTTGTAGAAACGATTATCGTAAGCGTATATATTAGATGAATAGACGTTTCATAGACACGTTAGATGCATGTTTAGACACATTGATACGCTTTTATAGATGCGCATATAACATGTGTCTATTATTGTTGTTACGTCATATAGTAACGTTTTATTATGTGTGAAAAAATATAGATACGATATTATAGATACATTCATAATTCATGTGTATTACTATAGTCACGTTTTATAGTGACGCTTTATTGCGCATTAAGGAGTATAGAGACGATATAGTAGGTGACACGAATGATGACATGGCAGGTGATGTGGATAGGTGACATGGCAGGTGATGTGGAAAAATGACGTGGCAGGTGATGTGGAAAGGTGACGTGTCAGCTGAACTGGCGAGTGACACATTTTATAGTAATGCCAAAACGCGTGTTAACAAAAGTAGAAACAATAATATAGCCACGTTTGTATTGTGTGCCTACGCATATCAATACGTTATATAGTAACGTCAAAGTGTGTATTAAGACCTGTAGAAACGATTCTGTACATACATCTATATTTGTTTGTAATAATATAGACACGTTATACTGTAACACTTTATTACGTGCCAAAAAAAGATGTTTTCATTTATACATTTATATATATAAATGTGCATCGAGATGAATGTTAAAAAAATCAAATTATAAACCCTCAATAATATTGCTTTTGGCCTTGGCAAAATATCAAGAAGCTAACTAACTCGATAGCAAACATGTTCAGTAACTGCCAAttgtgttcacaaagaagcaaagcCAAAGTGGCAATATCATACAAATATCACTTAAAAATTTTAGTAACTACTAGAATCTAACTGATTCACTTTGCAATTATACTAGGCTTCCCATCTAGCTTTGTCCACGCCATCTAGCTTTGTCCACGTGCTGCAGGTACCAACTTGTTGCGGGTACAAGATGAGCTTCTAGCTTGCTTCACCTATGAAACATGTGTTAGATCAATAACTCAAGTTGTTATGGGGACACATGTactatttcaaataaaaaagaaaCTTACATGTGTAATTGGCCAAGGAATAACATAGCCAATAGCATCAATTAGTGTACGAATCTGATTAGATGGTCTAGGTACCTCCTCATATATAATATTGCCAAGTTCAATATTTTCAAGGCCTTCAACAAGAACCCCACAATATTCTGGTCCAAGCTTTGCTCCTAATATTTCTCTTTGGCTATCTGTAGTCACTAACTTCCCTTTGGCCACAACTCTGCCTTTGTTTATCAGTGAAATAAGGTAGACTTGCTTTTGTCTCTACAAATTACAAAACATGAACATATGATCTTTTGGTAAAAACAACGTCATAATTGGAAAGAAATAAGGCAAATAAAACCACATACTGATTCTGATATGCCCATGCTGGCAGCTTGAACCCTTCGAGTTCTCTATAATAAACATCAAATCATAGCATCACTTAATCAAATTATGCTTTATATTTTAATTGAAACAATAATACAATTAGCTTAGACATACCATGTTGTGCAATATAGGATCACTTGGCAAATCTTTGACTACATTGCCATCAAGTTGTGCCTCCTACAGGTATAGTTTCACTCAATTATTATAGAAAAAGAAAATTATAAATATTAGATTTTAACAGGGAATGTAGACGAATAGGAACCAATTACTGAACCCTAGAGTTGCAAAAGAAAGCTAATCCTTCCAAAAGCTAGCAGACCAGTTCTGAACATCTTATAACAGTAGAGTTGCTTTAGGATTCTAGATGATTCAGCACACGTTAGTATATATGAGAATTCAGCATCTAACTTGAAAATAGTTCTAACTTTACAGGCACTACATGGAGCCCTTAATTAATGTATCACATATTCTACCTGCGGATTGCCTTTTGTAGGCTAGCCTTTGTGTAAGGGGAAAGGAAATGCTCTACAAGTACTGTGAAAAATGGGGTTGTTGAGAGGAGGAACCAGTCTGTGGTTGAAATGGCCAGGTGCCTGCTGAAATCGATGAGAGTTCCATCAATATTTTGGGGTGAGGCAGTGAGAACTGCAGTGTATATCCTCAACAGATCACCCACAAAAGCTCTGAACAAAAAGACTCCCTATGAAGCTTGGCATGGAAAAAAGCCCAAAGTGAGTCACCTGAGAATCTTTGGTTGTGTAGCACATGTGAAGCGTGTTGGTCCTGGAATAAATAAGCTTGCTGACAGATCCAGCAAAATGGTATTTATTGGCTATGAGTCAGGAACTAAAGGATACAGGTTCTTTGATCCAGCCACAAATAAGCTGGTAGTTAGCAGAGATGTGGTATTTGAAGAAGGGAAACCTTG is a genomic window of Zea mays cultivar B73 chromosome 5, Zm-B73-REFERENCE-NAM-5.0, whole genome shotgun sequence containing:
- the LOC103626822 gene encoding uncharacterized protein, with the translated sequence MRTRRVQAASMGISESRQKQVYLISLINKGRVVAKGKLVTTDSQREILGAKLGPEYCGVLVEGLENIELGNIIYEEVPRPSNQIRTLIDAIGYVIPWPITHVKQARSSSCTRNKLVPAARGQS